The genomic stretch GAGGTGGTCATAGGAGGCCAGCAGGTGTTGGGGAATCACGGGATCAGGCAGGGCGGCGTGGCGCGGCGGCACCCGGAAGCGCTGTTGCAATCCAGACAGGGAAAGGGTCTGGCGCTGCTGGGCCTGCTGCAGAAAGGTGAGCACCAGCTCAAATGAGGCCACCCGCACCGCGACGTACAGGGCCTCGACCATCAGCCGGGCTGCGGCGTCACGGTCACCGCAGCCCAGCAGGCGCTGCCAGAAGTCCCACCAGAGCTGGTCGGGGAAGAGGTGACGCTGGTAGCGGCAATGCAGAAGCGCCCTGGGCTTGGCGCGCAGGCCATCAATCAGGTGCTCCAGATCGATGCACCAGGCCCTCGGGCCATGGCTGCCGCCGCCATAGGCGCGGGGCAGCTGGCAGACCCAGTCGCTGCCCAGATACACGATCAGCCGGTCATGGTGCAGCCGCACCGTGACCTGGCGGCCGATCAGGGTGGGCGGCACCGAGTAAATCACCTGCCGCACCTCGATCGTGCTGGTGCTCCGCACGCGCGCCGTGAGCAGCTCGTAGTCGGCAAAGCGGAAGGCCGGCAAGGGTAGCGCCCCTCCGAGTGGTGTAACTCAGGAGGTCCTGTGACCCTCTCCGGAGGGTGAACAGGAGCAGTCAGGGGATGACTGCTTGGAAGCTGATTGCGCAGCTCCATTGATCCATTATGAACCCTGATCGCTGAATTGGCAACTCAGCGATCGATGTGTTCTGTGTAGATCGAGGTAGAAGCTGGTGCGCTTCAGCTGATGGTTGCAGCCGGCTGGGCGTTCGGATCTGCATCGGTGAGCTCCAAGGGCTCTTCTGGCTCTGGGATCTTGGCCATGGTGGCCTCAGAGAAGAAGCGGCGACGCTCCAGCTGCCATTCCTCCTGCTGCTCCAGCAGCTGGCTGCCCACCAGGCGCACGATCGCTGGATCATTGGGGAAGATGCCGACCACGTTGGTGCGGCGTTTGATCTCCTTGTTGAGGCGCTCGAGCGGGTTGGTGCTCCAGACCTTGCGCCAGTGCTCCTGGGGGAAGTGCAGGAAGGCCAGCACGTCGTCCCGGGCGGCTTCCATCACGGGCACGGCGCCGGGGAACTGCTTGCGCAGCATCTCGGTGACCCGCTGCCAGTGGGCGCGCACCTGATCTGGAGCCTGGATCACGAACACCGCTTTCATGGCAGCGGCCACCATGTCCTGGCCGGCCTTGGGCACATGGCTCAGCAGGTTGCGCAGGAAGTGCACCCGGCACCTCTGCCAGCTACTGCCCTGGAACATCCGCTTGATCGCTGCCGTCAGGCCCAGGTGGGCATCCGAGATCACCAGGCGGGTGCCGTCGAGGCCACGCTCCTTGAGTGAGCCCAGGAACTGACGCCAGAAGCCCTCCGCCTCGCTGTCGCCCACGGCAATGCCGAGAACTTCGCGGTAGCCGAGGGCATTGATGCCGATCGCCACCACCACCGCCCGCGACACCACCTGCATATTTCGGCCCAGGCGGCCGTGGAGGTAGGTGGCGTCGAGGTAGACGTAGGGAAAGCGGGCATGGTCAAGCGGCCGGCCCAGAAAGGCTTTCACCTGCTCATCGAGCCCCTGGCAGATGCGGCTCACCTCCGATTTGGAGATGCCGCTGGCCCCGCCCAGCGCCTCCACCAGGGCGTCGACCTTGCGGGTGGAGATCCCGCCGGTGTAGGCCTCCATCACCACGGCGTAGAGCGCCTTGTCCACCCGGCGGCGTGGCTCCAGCCAGCTGGGAAAGAAGCTGCCCTGCCGCAACCTGGGAATGGCCAGGCTGAGGTCGCCCACCTGGGTGGTGAGCAGCCGCTCCCGGTAGCCGTTGCGATGGGTGGAGCGCTGATCGGGGCAGCGCTCATGGAGTTGAGCGCCCGTGAGGGCAGAAACCTCGGCTTCCAGCAGGTCCTGGAAACCCCGGCGCACGATCTCTGGGATCAGGGCGCCAGCGGTGGTGCCCTCCATGAGCTGGCTCAGCTCGGAGGCGCCACTATGGGTGAGGGTCATGGTCTGTGTTCGGTTTGGTGGTAGTTCTCCGAACAGGGTCACAGACCGGCCCACCCATTGCCACAGCTGAAATCTGAGGGAGGTGAGCCGTCAGCCCCGGCTACGCCGGGGCTGATCCTCCTGAGTTACACCACTTGCTGGGACGCCGCTCCGGCAAGGCCATCAAATGCTCGAGCTCCTGCTCGTAGCGCCGCTGGCGCGGGGCATTGAGGGCACTGAACACCTCAGCCAACAGTTCGCCGTATTCGGCCGGCTCGTCGAAATCACAGCTGCCACGCAGCAGAAGCTTCTGCTCCAGCCGACGTTTCACATGGCCGTGAGGTGCCTCGACGATGCCGTTCTCATGGGCCACGCCGCGGTTGTTCCGGCTGGGGGAGAGCCCGTAATGGGCGCAAAGGGCCTGGTAGCGAGGCGTGATGTCGAGGGCGTAGCTGCCGTCACGGTTGCGGCTGGCGGCCGAGAGCCGATCGGTGCGCAGTTCTCGGGTCACGCCACCACAGGCCGCCAGGGCGTTCTGGAGTCCTTCTGAGAGGGCGACAAAGCTCTCGCCACCGTGGATCACCTGGCCGTAGGCCCAGCCGCTCCAGGCGAGGCGGTAGTGGAACAGCAGGTGCGGGAACGGCTCTCCCCGCAGGGTGATCGCCACCCGCTTGACCTTGGTGAAGTCGCAGAAGCTGATCTCGCCGGGCAGATACGCCAGGGGGAACATCACCTCCGGCGTCGGGCCATGCAGAGATTTCCAGTGCTGCACCCGCCGCTGCAGGGTGCGTTTCAGCGAACTCCAGTCCTGATCAGGCTTTTGCTCCTGCAGGTGCTCCAGCAAGGTGGTGGGTGTCAGGGCCGGATGGCGCTCCAGCAGCGGCAGCAGCAAGGGCTCCCACACCTCGGCCAACGGGTCTGGACGCCGCCGACCACGGGGTTTGGCAGCTTTCGGTTGGAGGCGGCCGTGATCAATCCGGTGGGCACTGCTCACCGAAAGACCTGCCGCCGCAGCAGCCACCTCCTGGCGGCTGTCAAGCGACATCCGCTTTTGGTCCTCCGGCGACACGAAAACTGGTCCACCTGATGGCTTGCTGATGGGGGCCTTACGGCTGCCCTTGGATCGGTGTTTCATCGGTGGGTGTCGTGTCGTTGTTGTTGGCTGCGGCATCTGTGCCGCTTGATCCGGGTTCCCCTTAGGCCTTCTCACCGGGCGGTGGTGGCCGTAGGCCAGCGCTGTCCGGTGAGGAGGAACCGCCCGCCTGCGGGCGGATCAGGCCGCTGCGCCGCTTCTCCCTGAGCCGGTAGCTGTCGCCCCGGATCGTCAGCACGTGGCTGTGGTGCAGCAGCCGGTCGAGGATCGCTGTGGCGACCACCTGATCGCCAAACACCTCGCCCCATTCCATGACGGGGCGGTTGGAGGTGATCAGCACGCTGCCGCGCTGGTAGCAGCGGGAGATCAGCTGGAAGAACAGGTACGCAGCGTTCGGCTCCAGCGGCAGGTAGCCCAGCTCATCGATGATCAGCAGCCGGGTTTTGGCGTACTGCGTCAGCCGGCCCTCCAGGGCGTGCTGCGCCTGGGCCTTGGCCAGGGCGCTGATCAGCTCCATGGCACCGACGTACTGGACGCTGTGACCGAGACGCACCGCCTCCCGGCCCAGCGCCACCGCCAGGTGGGTCTTGCCCACACCCGGCGGCCCGAGCAGCAGCAGGGTGTCGCCGTTGGCCACCCAGCGGCAGGTGGCCAACTCACGGATCTGGGCCGGGTCGATCGACGGCTGGGCCTCGAAATCGAACGCTTCCAGCGTGCGCACATAGGGGAAGCGCGCCAGCCGCAGCGCCATCTCCATCCGCAGCTGGTCTTTGCGTGCCACCTCGGCCGCGCACAGCCAGGCCAGGGCCTCGCGCAGGTTCATCTCCCGCCTTGCCGCTTCCTCCAGCAGCGCATCGAGGCGGTCGCGGATTGCTGGGAGCCGTAGGCGGGTGAGCATTGCCTCCAGCTCCTCGGTCGGTACCGGTGGTATCGCCGCTGTGGATCGGTTGCGTGGGTTGGTGGGACTCATGCCGCCACCTCCCCGATCAGCTCGGCATAAACCGCCAGAGGCCGGGCCAGTTCAGAGCTGCGGACCGGGCGCTGCTCCTGATCACGTCTTGCGTTGCCATCCCGCAGCGATCGCTCCGCCTCGCGCTGCTGCCGTTGCGGCAGCAGGCCCTCCCAATGGCCGTCGATCACCTGGCGGCTGCGGCTACCGGGCCGCTGGCGCCTGTGCTCAGCGACGATCCGGCCGCCGTGGCGGATCAGTACCTGTTGATCGCGCACCAGCACGCTCACCCGCTGACGGATCAGCGCCTGCGGCGCCGAGTACCAGTTCGCCTCCACCTCCACGCAGCAGTCGCTGTGCACGATCCGCACCAGCTCCCGCTCCGCCAGGAACGACGGCTTGGCCTCCAGCGGCTGCAACGCCTGGGCTTCTGCCCGCACAAACCGGTCCAGCGGCGCCTCGCCGGTGGTGCCGTGCACCCGCAGGTCGGCCACCTCGCGGGTCCAGCGCACCAGATGGGCCTCAAACTCCGCCCAGCTGCTGAACTCCCGCCCAGCGATGGCGTTCCTCTTGACGTACGCCACCCCACGCTCGTCCTTGCCTTTGGTTCTGGCCCGGTACGGCCGACAGGCACGGGGCTTGAACCCCCAGTAACGGGCGAACTCCTCCAGCCGCTCGGCAAAAACCAGGATGTTGCGCTCGGGATCGTGCTGGCTCACCAGCGCACGGGCGTTATCCACCAGCACCTCCTGCGGTACCCCGCCCCAGTGGCGGAAACCCTCCTCCAGGGCCTGGAGCCAGTGGTCCTGCTTCTCGCTGCGGAATGCCCGCACCAGCAGCCGGCGCGAGTACCCCAGGGTGAGCACCGCCAGGTGCACCCGCACCCGCTCGCCGCCAATGCTCACCAGGCACTGGCCAAAGTCTGCCTGCAGTTGCCGGCCCGGCGGGGTCTCAAACCGCACCGTCGCCAGGGCCGCGTTGCGCAGCTCCCGCCGCCACGGCTCCACGGCACGCTCCACTGTCCGCAGGCTCACCTCGATTCCCTTCTCACTGGCCAGCTCCTGCCGCACCACATCGGCATTGCCGCGGTGGGCCATAAACCGCTGCCGCAGCCACTCCCGTTGGCCATCGAGAACCGTGTTGCGGCAGGGCTTCCCGTAGGGCTGCCAGCCACCCTGCCGCAGGTACTTGCGCACCGTCTCCGGTGAACAGCCCAGTTCTTTAGCAATCCGCCTCCGGCCCCAACCTGCTGCCGATAGCCGTCGCATCGCCTCCACGTCCTGAGGGGTCTGCACAGCTGTCTCCAGAACCATCGGCTCCAGAGATGGCGCCCCTGCGCTGCCCTTGTCGTCCTGCCTGGCTCGCTCCACGGGGTGGACCAGTTTTCGTGTCGCCTCCGGACCAGTTTTCGCTGTCGCCTGACAGCGGCTGCCTCCTCGTCGTTTGGTCATGTACAGCGCAATCTGTTGAGCGGTGAGGGGAGCAGGCATGGCCCGGTGCCCTGCGCATGGCAACCGGATTCAGCGCAGCCCCTCTGGAGCGGTCAACCTGTTTGGCGCGACCCCTCAACCAGATTGTCGTCGGACAGGAACGCAACCGCTGACTACCCCGCTATCTCGGGATCTATAACGGCCACAGGTGCCACATGACTATCGGTGGCCTCAGCCCTCAGCTGTGCGTCCAGCGACTACTGATCGCTGAATGACCTGGTGAGAAAACACAACTAGAAGCGGGCACTCTGAGCTCACAGGTTTTGTCCAGCGGCGTCTTGACGAAGCGGCGTCCCAGCAAGTGGTGTAACTCAGGAGGATCAGCCCCGGCGTAGCCGGGGCTGACGGCTCACCTCCCTCAGATTTCAGCTGTGGCAATGGGTGGGCCGGTCTGTGACCCTGTTCGGAGAACTACCACCAAACCGAACACAGACCATGACCCTCACCCATAGTGGCGCCTCCGAGCTGAGCCAGCTCATGGAGGGCACCACCGCTGGCGCCCTGATCCCAGAGATCGTGCGCCGGGGTTTCCAGGACCTGCTGGAAGCCGAGGTTTCTGCCCTCACGGGCGCTCAACTCCATGAGCGCTGCCCCGATCAGCGCTCCACCCATCGCAACGGCTACCGGGAGCGGCTGCTCACCACCCAGGTGGGCGACCTCAGCCTGGCCATTCCCAGGTTGCGGCAGGGCAGCTTCTTTCCCAGCTGGCTGGAGCCACGCCGCCGGGTGGACAAGGCGCTCTACGCCGTGGTGATGGAGGCCTACACCGGCGGGATCTCCACCCGCAAGGTCGACGCCCTGGTGGAGGCGCTGGGCGGGGCCAGCGGCATCTCCAAATCGGAGGTGAGCCGCATCTGCCAGGGGCTCGATGAGCAGGTGAAAGCCTTTCTGGGCCGGCCGCTTGACCATGCCCGCTTTCCCTACGTCTACCTCGACGCCACCTACCTCCACGGCCGCCTGGGCCGAAATATGCAGGTGGTGTCGCGGGCGGTGGTGGTGGCGATCGGCATCAATGCCCTCGGCTACCGCGAAGTTCTCGGCATTGCCGTGGGCGACAGCGAGGCGGAGGGCTTCTGGCGTCAGTTCCTGGGCTCACTCAAGGAGCGTGGCCTCGACGGCACCCGCCTGGTGATCTCGGATGCCCACCTGGGCCTGACGGCAGCGATCAAGCGGATGTTCCAGGGCAGTAGCTGGCAGAGGTGCCGGGTGCACTTCCTGCGCAACCTGCTGAGCCATGTGCCCAAGGCCGGCCAGGACATGGTGGCCGCTGCCATGAAAGCGGTGTTCGTGATCCAGGCTCCAGATCAGGTGCGCGCCCACTGGCAGCGGGTCACCGAGATGCTGCGCAAGCAGTTCCCCGGCGCCGTGCC from Synechococcus sp. CBW1107 encodes the following:
- a CDS encoding IS256 family transposase, which translates into the protein MTLTHSGASELSQLMEGTTAGALIPEIVRRGFQDLLEAEVSALTGAQLHERCPDQRSTHRNGYRERLLTTQVGDLSLAIPRLRQGSFFPSWLEPRRRVDKALYAVVMEAYTGGISTRKVDALVEALGGASGISKSEVSRICQGLDEQVKAFLGRPLDHARFPYVYLDATYLHGRLGRNMQVVSRAVVVAIGINALGYREVLGIAVGDSEAEGFWRQFLGSLKERGLDGTRLVISDAHLGLTAAIKRMFQGSSWQRCRVHFLRNLLSHVPKAGQDMVAAAMKAVFVIQAPDQVRAHWQRVTEMLRKQFPGAVPVMEAARDDVLAFLHFPQEHWRKVWSTNPLERLNKEIKRRTNVVGIFPNDPAIVRLVGSQLLEQQEEWQLERRRFFSEATMAKIPEPEEPLELTDADPNAQPAATIS
- the istB gene encoding IS21-like element helper ATPase IstB: MSPTNPRNRSTAAIPPVPTEELEAMLTRLRLPAIRDRLDALLEEAARREMNLREALAWLCAAEVARKDQLRMEMALRLARFPYVRTLEAFDFEAQPSIDPAQIRELATCRWVANGDTLLLLGPPGVGKTHLAVALGREAVRLGHSVQYVGAMELISALAKAQAQHALEGRLTQYAKTRLLIIDELGYLPLEPNAAYLFFQLISRCYQRGSVLITSNRPVMEWGEVFGDQVVATAILDRLLHHSHVLTIRGDSYRLREKRRSGLIRPQAGGSSSPDSAGLRPPPPGEKA
- the istA gene encoding IS21 family transposase; protein product: MSLDSRQEVAAAAAGLSVSSAHRIDHGRLQPKAAKPRGRRRPDPLAEVWEPLLLPLLERHPALTPTTLLEHLQEQKPDQDWSSLKRTLQRRVQHWKSLHGPTPEVMFPLAYLPGEISFCDFTKVKRVAITLRGEPFPHLLFHYRLAWSGWAYGQVIHGGESFVALSEGLQNALAACGGVTRELRTDRLSAASRNRDGSYALDITPRYQALCAHYGLSPSRNNRGVAHENGIVEAPHGHVKRRLEQKLLLRGSCDFDEPAEYGELLAEVFSALNAPRQRRYEQELEHLMALPERRPSKWCNSGGSAPA
- a CDS encoding IS256 family transposase, which translates into the protein MTLTHSGASELSQLMEGTTAGALIPEIVRRGFQDLLEAEVSALTGAQLHERCPDQRSTHRNGYRERLLTTQVGDLSLAIPRLRQGSFFPSWLEPRRRVDKALYAVVMEAYTGGISTRKVDALVEALGGASGISKSEVSRICQGLDEQVKAFLGRPLDHARFPYVYLDATYLHGRLGRNMQVVSRAVVVAIGINALGYREVLGIAVGDSEAEGFWRQFLGSLKERGLDGTRLVISDAHLGLTAAIKRMFQGSSWQRCRVHFLRNLLSHVPKAGQDMVAAAMKAVFVIQAPDQVRAHWQRVTEMLRKQFPGAVPVMEAARDDVLAFLHFPQEHWRKVWSTNPLERLNKEIKRRTNVVGIFPNDPAIVRLVGSQLLEQQEEWQLERRRFFSEATMAKIPEPEEPLELTDADPNAQPAATIS
- the istA gene encoding IS21 family transposase: MTKRRGGSRCQATAKTGPEATRKLVHPVERARQDDKGSAGAPSLEPMVLETAVQTPQDVEAMRRLSAAGWGRRRIAKELGCSPETVRKYLRQGGWQPYGKPCRNTVLDGQREWLRQRFMAHRGNADVVRQELASEKGIEVSLRTVERAVEPWRRELRNAALATVRFETPPGRQLQADFGQCLVSIGGERVRVHLAVLTLGYSRRLLVRAFRSEKQDHWLQALEEGFRHWGGVPQEVLVDNARALVSQHDPERNILVFAERLEEFARYWGFKPRACRPYRARTKGKDERGVAYVKRNAIAGREFSSWAEFEAHLVRWTREVADLRVHGTTGEAPLDRFVRAEAQALQPLEAKPSFLAERELVRIVHSDCCVEVEANWYSAPQALIRQRVSVLVRDQQVLIRHGGRIVAEHRRQRPGSRSRQVIDGHWEGLLPQRQQREAERSLRDGNARRDQEQRPVRSSELARPLAVYAELIGEVAA